The following proteins come from a genomic window of Kitasatospora cineracea:
- a CDS encoding DUF3419 family protein, which produces MSPSFLTHRSAAAPRTPDPAAGTPWRTGRLLAGPAGRPRVLFGRMYEDPAVELAAFPPPGARVLCIASAGDTAAALAAAGYEVTALDLNPVQLAYARTRLEDGAPAATGTAERLTGLGRTAAAALLPGWRPAAVAGFLRLDDPDEQRRRWTAEFDGPGLRLLAAAALRPAGALATVLRPGFRCVLPRGFDEVLLRRIARTVARHPNAANDWAWRLLLGRERPGAAAAPVGPGRVRLVRGEVVEHLERCAAGSYDAVTLSNVVDGPGPRFARRLRAAVEHAVRPGGTAVVRSLREPGPGGAGQAAEDRSMIWGVVRVVRTGTDGARAR; this is translated from the coding sequence ATGAGCCCTTCCTTCCTCACCCACCGCTCCGCAGCCGCACCGCGCACCCCGGACCCCGCCGCCGGTACGCCGTGGCGGACGGGCCGCCTGCTCGCCGGGCCCGCCGGCCGCCCCCGGGTGCTGTTCGGCCGCATGTACGAGGACCCGGCCGTGGAACTCGCCGCCTTCCCGCCGCCCGGCGCCCGGGTGCTGTGCATCGCGTCCGCCGGGGACACCGCGGCCGCGCTCGCCGCGGCCGGGTACGAGGTCACCGCCCTCGACCTGAACCCGGTCCAGCTCGCCTACGCCAGGACCCGGCTGGAGGACGGGGCGCCCGCCGCGACCGGCACCGCCGAGCGGCTGACCGGCCTGGGCCGGACCGCCGCCGCGGCCCTGCTGCCCGGCTGGCGGCCCGCGGCCGTCGCCGGTTTCCTGCGCCTGGACGACCCCGACGAGCAACGGCGCCGCTGGACGGCCGAGTTCGACGGGCCCGGGCTGCGGCTGCTGGCCGCCGCCGCCCTGCGGCCCGCCGGGGCGCTCGCCACCGTCCTGCGCCCGGGCTTCCGGTGCGTGCTTCCGCGCGGCTTCGACGAGGTGCTGCTGCGCAGGATCGCCCGGACCGTGGCCCGGCACCCCAACGCCGCCAACGACTGGGCCTGGCGGCTGCTGCTCGGCCGCGAACGCCCCGGCGCGGCCGCGGCCCCGGTCGGCCCGGGGCGGGTGCGGCTGGTGCGGGGCGAGGTCGTCGAGCACCTGGAGCGGTGCGCCGCCGGGAGCTACGACGCGGTGACGCTCTCCAACGTGGTCGACGGCCCCGGCCCGCGCTTCGCCCGGCGGCTGCGCGCCGCCGTCGAGCACGCGGTGCGCCCGGGCGGGACCGCGGTGGTGCGCAGCCTGCGCGAACCGGGCCCCGGCGGGGCCGGGCAGGCCGCCGAGGACCGGTCGATGATCTGGGGCGTGGTGCGGGTCGTCCGCACCGGAACGGACGGAGCGAGGGCCCGATGA
- a CDS encoding DUF2071 domain-containing protein, protein MKHLLQRHPVPMRTRFAHSLVLTYALPPQVLEPLLPPGLALDTYTDPAGTEHGFVAAALVDTRDLRPAFLPAGLGADLILTGYRIFTRFPTPGGRTMRGLKILRSDTDSRTMAVGGNLLTRYHYRLARIGSRVVGDTLEFRVLSRDGRADLHVRADLAGAPADLPAGSPFACAKDARRFAGPLPYTFEHEPRTGSMIVVKAVRTHWEPTPVAVELPTPPTFFQHGPFAGTAPVLANAFHVADLDYGWDAGLRRAENGAER, encoded by the coding sequence ATGAAGCACCTGCTGCAGCGCCACCCCGTCCCGATGCGGACCCGCTTCGCCCACTCGCTGGTCCTCACCTACGCCCTGCCGCCGCAGGTCCTGGAACCGCTGCTGCCGCCGGGGCTCGCCCTCGACACCTACACCGACCCCGCCGGCACCGAGCACGGGTTCGTCGCCGCGGCCCTGGTGGACACCCGGGACCTGCGGCCCGCCTTCCTGCCCGCCGGCCTCGGCGCCGACCTGATCCTCACCGGGTACCGGATCTTCACCCGCTTCCCCACGCCCGGGGGACGGACCATGCGCGGGCTGAAGATCCTGCGCAGCGACACCGACAGCCGCACCATGGCCGTCGGCGGCAACCTGCTCACCCGCTACCACTACCGGCTCGCCCGGATCGGCAGCCGGGTCGTCGGCGACACCCTGGAGTTCCGGGTCCTCAGCCGCGACGGCCGGGCCGACCTGCACGTGCGGGCCGACCTCGCGGGCGCCCCCGCGGACCTGCCCGCCGGCAGCCCGTTCGCCTGCGCCAAGGACGCCCGGCGCTTCGCCGGTCCGCTGCCCTACACCTTCGAGCACGAGCCCCGGACCGGATCGATGATCGTGGTCAAGGCCGTCCGGACCCACTGGGAGCCGACCCCGGTGGCCGTCGAACTGCCGACCCCGCCCACCTTCTTCCAGCACGGCCCCTTCGCCGGAACGGCACCCGTGCTCGCCAACGCCTTCCACGTCGCCGACCTCGACTACGGCTGGGACGCCGGTCTGCGCCGCGCCGAGAACGGGGCCGAACGATGA
- a CDS encoding DoxX-like family protein produces MPAVAVALMWWYEGFWCKVFPGRADQRAIVEGLPLLPAGAANALLVAIGLAEVALGVWVLLGYRPCAAAVVQTVLVVGFNTGGLLVGSQHIPEPGRLVVQDLGFLALIWLVAARRTAPGPGRLDGAVQGVRAR; encoded by the coding sequence TTGCCGGCCGTCGCGGTCGCGTTGATGTGGTGGTACGAGGGCTTCTGGTGCAAGGTCTTCCCCGGGCGGGCGGACCAGCGGGCCATCGTGGAGGGACTGCCCCTGCTGCCGGCCGGCGCGGCCAACGCGCTGCTGGTCGCCATCGGCCTCGCCGAGGTCGCGCTCGGGGTGTGGGTGCTGCTGGGGTACCGGCCGTGCGCCGCCGCGGTCGTGCAGACGGTCCTGGTGGTCGGCTTCAACACCGGGGGCCTGCTCGTCGGTTCGCAGCACATCCCCGAGCCCGGCCGGCTGGTGGTCCAGGACCTCGGGTTCCTCGCGCTGATCTGGCTGGTCGCCGCGCGCCGCACCGCGCCCGGCCCGGGGCGGCTGGACGGCGCCGTGCAGGGGGTCCGGGCGCGATGA